One part of the Candidatus Kouleothrix ribensis genome encodes these proteins:
- a CDS encoding amino acid adenylation domain-containing protein, translating into MTEPAVPDAPTGIAIIGMSGRFPGAPDIDRFWQNLCAGVESISFFADGDPHIAQVDPRLLHDPRYVKARGVLDDVDLFDAAFFGYTPHEAAIIDPQQRLFLECAWAALEHAGYDGATYPGAIGLYAGAALNYYLLTNLYPNREIVGLGGELQAQLGNDKDHLTTRVAYKLNLTGPSITVQTACSTALVAVCSACQSLLAYQCDMALAGGVSLGAPQQAGYLFQESGIGSPDGHCRPFDAQGRGTVGSDGVGLVVLKRLDDALADHDTIHAVITGFGMNNDGMNKAGYTAPSVQGQAQAIAMAHALAGIDPATISYVEAHGTATTLGDPIEIAALTQAFRAGTDRTGFCAIGSVKSNIGHLNTAAGIAGLIKTVLALTHQRIPPSLHFHQPNPQIDFATSPFYVNAQLAAWPAGPTPRRAGVSSFGMGGTNAHVVLEQAPPAPPSPPAPPHQLLLLSARSPSALDQATAALATALATTTAPLADIASTLQCGRRAFPYRRALVGADPATLARQLAHPERLPITHAPATPPPVALLIPGQGAQHPGMTRTLYATAPVFRATVDTCAALLQPHLACDLRTLLYPPPHLAAAAAAQLDQTALTQPAVFTVCYALAQQWLAWGLRPTALLGHSLGEFVAACLAGVFHLPDALALVATRGRLMQTLPPGHMLSVALPAAALPAWLGPDLDLAAVNGPASCVVAGPPAAVAALADRLQAAGVAHRRLASPRAFHSAMMAPIADAFAQAVAGVARQAPQLACVAGVSGTWLTAAEATDPAYWARRLRAPVQFAAGVATLVGAGQAGVLLEVGPGQTLRGLAQGQAGTAVVLASLGHADDAGTPEDAALAAAQGQLWQAGVGLDWAAIQGAGRRRVPLPTYPFARQRFWIAPPAPGAPPGDPLRKKPDPADWGYLPSWRRALPPPVAPAEAHSWLVFADAAGLGTQLIARLRAQGQHVCSVAAGHQWASAGPDAYTIAPDRAEHYQALLAELRTRGVAPSQIVHTWNVTADGGPVADLPAEQAAYTSLLLLAQALGAQPPGRPVRLCIISNAMQSIAGEPLLVPEKALLLGPCQVIPQEYPHISCQSIDVAAPLPAGPAAQLLLGQLLAELAAPPADMIVAYRGRDRWLPGFEAARLAPPAGPAPLREQGVYMITGGLGGMGLALAEHLARTVRARLVLVGRSALPPREHWPQWLADHPDDPAGRKLRAILAIEALGATVLPLSADVADPAQVRAVVAQARTQFGALHGVIHAAGVPGGGMIQLKQPGAAEPALAAKVAGTRALAAALADQPLDFLALCSSLAALAGGFGRADYCAANAFLDAFAHAAPLHTRVFAINWDAWQEAGMAAESALLTDHARAGLGAGLRSAEGAEVFARILAQPGPAQIIVSTRDLAARLAELRRPPQPPATPPADQPPAGQPRTHSAYQAPRTPLEAQIAAVWQRVLGIDPLGVDDNFFELGGHSLLAVQLLSQLQTECGLVVQLPTLFAAPTVAALAAQLAHAAPAAPAAPAISPRGGSPAVAELSFAQQRLWFIDQLAPGISAYNMPVAVRLSGALDVAALEHSLAAITRRHEILRTSIVLEGERPVQLIATAEQATAPTLTRLDLQALPAAARAAEAQRLATLEVQRPFDLAHGPLWRAALLHEAPAEHLLLLTMHHAISDAWSIGVLIRELTALYAGFAAGRPATLAPLPIQYADFAHWQRAWLQGQPLAEQLAYWRAQLAGAPDLELPSDRPRPPVATYHAANLAFALPAELAAALTALSRQAGATLFMTMLAGLYTLLYRYTGQLDIAVSTAVANRGRPELETLIGCLINLLVLRADLAGNPSFRALLARVQQICQGAFAHQDLPFELLVEQLQPRRDLSRNPLAQVMLIVHNAPRDPIELEGLAVRPLALSERLSAEFDLTIHLWEQPDGLHGQATYNTDLFDAGTIARMLEHWQVLLAGLAADPDQRLDALPLLAEHERRLLLETWNTTAAAYPRELRLDQLLAQQAARDPRALAVRAGPAGALSFGELDARANQLAHYLQALGVGPDVPVGVCLARSPELVVALLGVLKAGGAYLPLDPAYPHERLALMLSDAQAPVLLTAGALASGWAAPATLVRLDRDWPAIARHPEAAPANAASPDHLAYLIYTSGSTGRPKGVLITQRGLVNYLSWCVPAYRVAEGQGALVHSSIAFDLTVTSLFAPLLAGRPLMLLPDELGPEALHGALAAAHDLSLVKLTPAHLDLLREWLAPEQAAGRTRAFIIGGEQLPAESLRFWQAHAPGTLLVNEYGPTETVVGCCVYTAQPGAPSAGAVPIGRPIANTLLYVLDPAGRPVPIGVPGELYIGGDGLARGYQGQPALTAERFVPDPFGATPGARLYRSGDRVRYRADGNLEFLGRRDQQIKLRGFRIETGEIEAALLQHPAVAAAAVALHSAPPAGPRLVAYVVAHGRRAAADEPDAEAFGRELRAFLKQRLPEYMLPAAVVALDALPLTPNGKLDRAALPAPADAHPGAAFVAPRTPAEAQLAAIWSAVLGRERVGVHDNFFALGGHSLLAAQMIARARRALNADLTLRALFEAPTVAGLAATLAPAGAADALDDDIPLLARGQRSIDQLLDELEQPPAGPARAGTEEPH; encoded by the coding sequence ATGACTGAGCCAGCCGTCCCCGATGCGCCAACCGGCATCGCAATCATCGGCATGAGCGGCCGCTTCCCCGGCGCGCCCGACATCGATCGCTTCTGGCAGAACCTGTGCGCCGGCGTCGAGTCGATCTCGTTCTTCGCCGATGGCGACCCGCATATCGCCCAGGTCGACCCGCGCCTGCTGCACGATCCGCGCTATGTCAAAGCCCGCGGCGTGCTCGACGATGTCGACCTGTTCGACGCGGCATTTTTCGGCTACACGCCGCACGAGGCCGCGATCATCGACCCGCAGCAGCGGCTGTTTCTCGAGTGCGCCTGGGCCGCGCTCGAGCACGCCGGCTACGACGGCGCAACCTACCCCGGCGCGATCGGGCTGTATGCCGGCGCGGCGCTGAACTACTACCTGCTGACGAACCTCTACCCCAACCGCGAGATCGTCGGCCTGGGCGGCGAGCTACAGGCCCAGCTCGGCAACGATAAAGATCACCTGACCACGCGGGTGGCCTATAAGCTCAACCTGACCGGGCCGAGCATCACCGTGCAGACGGCCTGCTCGACTGCGCTGGTGGCGGTGTGCAGCGCCTGCCAGAGCCTGCTGGCCTACCAGTGCGACATGGCCCTGGCCGGTGGGGTTTCGCTCGGCGCGCCGCAGCAGGCCGGCTACCTGTTCCAGGAAAGCGGCATCGGCTCGCCCGACGGCCACTGCCGGCCATTCGACGCCCAGGGCCGCGGCACGGTCGGCAGCGACGGCGTGGGCCTGGTGGTGCTCAAGCGGCTCGACGATGCCCTGGCCGATCACGATACGATTCATGCGGTGATCACCGGCTTTGGCATGAATAACGACGGTATGAACAAGGCCGGCTATACCGCGCCCAGCGTGCAGGGCCAGGCCCAGGCCATCGCCATGGCCCACGCGCTCGCCGGCATCGACCCGGCCACTATCAGCTATGTCGAGGCGCACGGCACCGCCACGACGCTGGGCGACCCGATCGAGATCGCGGCGCTGACTCAGGCGTTCCGCGCCGGCACCGACCGTACCGGCTTCTGTGCGATCGGCTCGGTGAAATCGAATATCGGCCATTTGAATACCGCCGCCGGCATCGCCGGGCTGATCAAAACCGTGCTGGCGCTCACGCATCAGCGCATTCCGCCTAGCCTGCACTTCCACCAGCCCAACCCGCAGATCGACTTCGCCACCAGCCCGTTCTACGTCAACGCCCAGCTGGCCGCCTGGCCCGCCGGCCCCACCCCCCGCCGCGCTGGCGTCAGCTCGTTCGGTATGGGCGGCACCAATGCGCACGTCGTGCTCGAGCAGGCACCCCCCGCCCCACCCAGCCCGCCCGCCCCACCCCACCAGCTGCTCCTGCTCAGCGCCCGCTCCCCATCCGCCCTCGACCAGGCCACCGCCGCCCTGGCCACCGCCCTCGCCACCACCACCGCCCCGCTCGCCGATATCGCCTCCACCCTCCAGTGCGGCCGCCGCGCCTTTCCCTATCGCCGCGCCCTCGTCGGCGCCGACCCCGCCACCCTCGCCCGCCAGCTCGCCCACCCCGAGCGCCTCCCGATCACCCACGCCCCTGCCACGCCCCCGCCGGTCGCCCTGCTCATCCCCGGCCAGGGCGCCCAGCACCCCGGCATGACCCGCACCCTCTACGCCACCGCGCCCGTGTTCCGCGCCACCGTCGACACCTGCGCCGCCCTGCTCCAGCCGCACCTGGCCTGCGACCTGCGCACCCTGCTCTATCCCCCCCCGCACCTGGCTGCCGCCGCCGCCGCCCAGCTCGACCAGACCGCCCTGACCCAGCCGGCCGTCTTCACCGTCTGCTATGCCCTGGCCCAGCAGTGGCTGGCCTGGGGCCTGCGCCCCACCGCCCTGCTCGGCCACAGCCTGGGCGAGTTCGTCGCCGCCTGCCTGGCCGGCGTGTTCCACCTGCCCGACGCGCTGGCCCTGGTCGCCACGCGCGGCCGCCTGATGCAGACCCTGCCGCCCGGCCACATGCTCAGCGTGGCCCTGCCCGCCGCGGCCCTGCCCGCCTGGCTCGGCCCTGACCTCGACCTGGCCGCCGTGAACGGCCCGGCCAGCTGCGTGGTGGCCGGCCCACCCGCCGCCGTGGCCGCGCTGGCCGACCGGCTGCAGGCCGCCGGGGTCGCGCACCGCCGCCTGGCCAGCCCGCGCGCGTTCCACAGCGCGATGATGGCGCCGATCGCGGACGCGTTCGCGCAGGCGGTGGCGGGGGTGGCGCGCCAGGCCCCGCAGCTGGCGTGTGTGGCGGGGGTGAGCGGGACGTGGCTGACGGCGGCGGAGGCGACCGACCCGGCCTACTGGGCGCGGCGGCTGCGGGCGCCGGTGCAGTTTGCGGCGGGGGTGGCGACGCTGGTGGGGGCCGGGCAGGCGGGCGTGCTGCTGGAGGTGGGGCCGGGGCAGACGCTGCGTGGGCTGGCGCAGGGGCAGGCCGGTACGGCGGTGGTGCTGGCGTCGCTGGGGCATGCCGACGACGCGGGCACGCCCGAGGACGCGGCGCTGGCGGCGGCGCAGGGGCAGCTGTGGCAGGCAGGGGTAGGGCTGGACTGGGCGGCGATCCAGGGGGCCGGGCGGCGGCGGGTGCCGCTGCCGACCTACCCGTTCGCGCGGCAGCGCTTCTGGATCGCCCCGCCCGCGCCCGGCGCACCGCCCGGCGACCCGCTACGCAAAAAGCCCGACCCGGCCGATTGGGGCTACCTGCCCTCGTGGCGGCGCGCGCTGCCGCCGCCGGTCGCACCGGCCGAGGCCCACAGCTGGCTGGTGTTCGCCGACGCGGCCGGCCTGGGCACGCAGCTGATCGCGCGGCTGCGCGCGCAAGGCCAGCATGTGTGCAGTGTAGCCGCCGGCCACCAGTGGGCCAGCGCCGGCCCGGATGCCTACACAATCGCGCCCGATCGTGCCGAGCACTACCAGGCGCTGCTGGCCGAGCTGCGCACGCGCGGCGTGGCGCCCAGCCAGATCGTGCATACGTGGAATGTGACTGCCGATGGCGGGCCGGTGGCGGATCTGCCCGCCGAGCAGGCCGCCTACACCAGCCTGCTGCTGCTGGCCCAGGCGCTCGGCGCCCAGCCGCCCGGCCGGCCGGTACGCCTGTGCATCATCTCGAACGCCATGCAATCGATCGCCGGCGAGCCGCTGCTGGTGCCCGAGAAAGCCTTGCTGCTGGGGCCGTGCCAGGTCATTCCGCAGGAATACCCCCACATCAGCTGCCAGAGCATCGACGTGGCTGCGCCGCTGCCGGCCGGCCCGGCCGCCCAGCTGCTGCTCGGCCAGCTGCTGGCCGAGCTGGCCGCGCCGCCAGCCGACATGATCGTGGCCTACCGCGGGCGCGACCGCTGGCTGCCCGGCTTCGAGGCCGCGCGCCTGGCGCCGCCGGCCGGGCCGGCGCCACTGCGCGAGCAGGGCGTCTATATGATCACCGGCGGGCTGGGCGGCATGGGCCTGGCGCTGGCCGAACACCTGGCGCGCACAGTGCGCGCCCGACTGGTGCTGGTGGGCCGCTCGGCGCTGCCACCGCGCGAGCACTGGCCGCAGTGGCTGGCCGACCACCCCGACGATCCGGCCGGCCGCAAGCTGCGCGCGATCCTCGCGATCGAGGCGCTGGGCGCGACTGTGCTGCCGCTCAGCGCCGACGTGGCCGACCCGGCCCAGGTGCGCGCGGTGGTCGCGCAGGCGCGCACGCAGTTTGGCGCGCTCCACGGCGTGATCCACGCAGCCGGCGTGCCGGGCGGCGGCATGATCCAGCTCAAGCAGCCCGGCGCGGCCGAGCCGGCCCTGGCCGCGAAAGTTGCCGGCACGCGTGCGCTGGCGGCGGCGCTGGCCGATCAGCCGCTCGATTTCCTGGCGCTCTGCTCGTCGCTGGCGGCGCTGGCTGGCGGGTTTGGCCGGGCCGATTATTGCGCCGCCAACGCCTTCCTCGACGCATTTGCGCACGCGGCGCCGCTGCATACGCGCGTGTTCGCGATCAACTGGGATGCCTGGCAGGAAGCCGGCATGGCCGCCGAATCCGCACTGCTGACCGATCACGCCCGCGCTGGCCTGGGCGCCGGCCTGCGCTCGGCCGAGGGCGCCGAGGTGTTCGCACGCATTCTGGCGCAGCCCGGCCCGGCGCAGATCATCGTGTCGACGCGCGACCTGGCCGCGCGCCTGGCCGAGCTGCGGCGCCCGCCCCAGCCGCCGGCCACACCACCGGCCGACCAGCCGCCCGCCGGCCAGCCGCGCACCCACAGCGCCTACCAGGCGCCACGCACGCCGCTCGAAGCCCAGATCGCGGCAGTCTGGCAGCGCGTGCTGGGCATCGACCCGCTCGGCGTTGACGATAACTTCTTCGAGCTGGGCGGCCACTCGCTGCTGGCGGTGCAGCTGCTCTCGCAGCTACAGACCGAGTGCGGGCTGGTGGTGCAGCTGCCAACCCTGTTCGCGGCGCCGACAGTCGCGGCCCTGGCCGCCCAGCTCGCGCACGCCGCCCCGGCCGCGCCAGCCGCCCCGGCGATCAGCCCGCGCGGCGGCTCGCCCGCCGTCGCCGAGCTGTCGTTCGCCCAGCAGCGGCTGTGGTTCATCGACCAGCTCGCGCCGGGCATATCGGCCTACAACATGCCAGTCGCCGTGCGCCTGAGCGGCGCGCTCGACGTGGCCGCGCTCGAACACAGCCTGGCCGCGATCACCCGGCGCCACGAGATTCTGCGCACCAGCATCGTGCTGGAGGGCGAGCGCCCGGTGCAGCTGATCGCTACAGCCGAGCAGGCCACCGCGCCAACGCTCACGCGGCTCGACCTGCAGGCGCTGCCGGCGGCAGCCCGTGCGGCCGAGGCCCAGCGGCTGGCCACGCTCGAAGTACAGCGCCCGTTCGACCTGGCGCACGGCCCGCTCTGGCGCGCGGCGCTGCTGCACGAGGCCCCGGCCGAGCACCTGCTGCTGCTGACCATGCACCACGCGATTTCGGACGCGTGGTCGATCGGCGTGCTGATTCGCGAGCTGACTGCGCTGTACGCCGGGTTTGCGGCCGGCCGGCCGGCCACGCTCGCGCCGCTGCCCATCCAATACGCCGATTTCGCCCACTGGCAGCGCGCCTGGCTACAGGGCCAGCCGCTGGCCGAGCAGCTGGCCTACTGGCGCGCGCAGCTGGCCGGCGCCCCCGATCTCGAGCTGCCGAGCGACCGGCCGCGCCCGCCGGTGGCGACCTACCACGCCGCCAATCTGGCCTTTGCGCTGCCGGCCGAGCTGGCGGCGGCGCTCACGGCGCTCAGCCGGCAGGCCGGCGCCACGCTGTTCATGACCATGCTGGCCGGCCTCTATACGCTGCTGTATCGCTACACCGGCCAGCTCGACATCGCCGTGAGCACGGCGGTGGCCAATCGCGGCCGGCCCGAGCTGGAAACGCTGATCGGCTGCCTGATCAACCTCCTGGTGCTGCGCGCCGACCTGGCCGGCAACCCCAGCTTCCGCGCGCTGCTCGCGCGCGTGCAGCAGATCTGCCAGGGCGCCTTCGCCCACCAGGATCTGCCGTTCGAGCTGCTGGTCGAGCAGCTCCAGCCGCGGCGCGACCTCAGCCGCAACCCGCTGGCCCAGGTGATGCTGATCGTCCACAATGCGCCGCGCGACCCGATCGAGCTGGAGGGCCTGGCCGTGCGTCCGCTGGCACTCTCCGAGCGCCTGTCGGCCGAGTTCGACCTGACCATTCACCTGTGGGAGCAGCCCGACGGCTTGCACGGCCAGGCCACCTACAACACCGACCTGTTCGACGCCGGCACGATCGCGCGCATGCTCGAGCACTGGCAGGTGCTGCTGGCTGGCCTGGCCGCCGACCCGGATCAGCGCCTGGATGCCCTGCCGCTGCTGGCCGAGCACGAGCGCCGGCTGCTGCTCGAAACGTGGAACACCACTGCCGCCGCCTACCCACGCGAGCTGCGGCTCGACCAGCTGCTGGCACAGCAGGCCGCCCGCGACCCGCGCGCCCTGGCGGTGCGTGCCGGCCCGGCCGGCGCGCTGAGCTTTGGCGAGCTGGATGCGCGCGCCAACCAGCTGGCGCACTACCTGCAGGCGCTCGGCGTCGGCCCCGATGTGCCGGTGGGCGTGTGCCTGGCGCGCTCGCCCGAGCTGGTGGTGGCGCTGCTGGGCGTGCTGAAGGCCGGCGGCGCCTACCTGCCGCTCGACCCGGCCTACCCGCACGAGCGCCTGGCGCTGATGCTGAGCGATGCCCAGGCACCCGTGCTGCTGACTGCCGGTGCGCTGGCCAGCGGCTGGGCCGCGCCGGCCACGCTGGTGCGGCTCGATCGCGACTGGCCGGCGATTGCGCGGCACCCCGAGGCGGCGCCCGCCAACGCCGCCAGCCCCGATCACCTGGCCTACCTGATCTACACCTCGGGCTCGACCGGCCGGCCCAAGGGCGTGCTGATAACCCAGCGCGGCCTGGTGAACTACCTGAGCTGGTGCGTACCGGCCTATCGCGTCGCCGAGGGCCAGGGCGCGCTGGTACACTCGTCGATCGCCTTCGACCTGACCGTCACCAGCCTGTTCGCGCCACTGCTGGCCGGCCGGCCGCTTATGCTGCTGCCCGACGAGCTTGGCCCCGAGGCGCTGCACGGCGCGCTGGCCGCCGCCCACGATCTGAGCCTGGTCAAGCTCACACCGGCGCACCTCGACCTGCTGCGCGAGTGGCTGGCCCCCGAGCAGGCCGCCGGCCGCACGCGCGCGTTCATTATCGGCGGCGAGCAGCTGCCGGCCGAGAGCCTGCGCTTCTGGCAGGCCCACGCGCCCGGCACGCTGCTGGTGAACGAGTATGGCCCGACCGAAACCGTGGTGGGCTGCTGCGTGTACACGGCCCAGCCCGGCGCGCCGTCCGCCGGCGCGGTGCCGATCGGCCGGCCGATCGCCAACACCCTGCTGTATGTGCTCGACCCGGCCGGCCGGCCGGTGCCAATTGGCGTGCCGGGCGAGCTGTACATCGGCGGGGATGGCCTGGCGCGCGGCTACCAGGGCCAGCCTGCGCTCACCGCCGAGCGCTTCGTGCCCGACCCGTTCGGCGCCACGCCGGGCGCGCGGCTGTACCGCAGCGGCGACCGCGTGCGCTACCGCGCCGACGGCAACCTCGAATTCCTCGGCCGGCGCGATCAGCAGATCAAGCTGCGTGGCTTCCGGATCGAAACCGGCGAGATCGAGGCCGCGCTGCTCCAGCATCCGGCCGTTGCCGCAGCAGCCGTGGCGCTGCATAGCGCGCCGCCGGCCGGCCCGCGGCTGGTGGCGTATGTCGTGGCCCATGGCCGGCGCGCCGCCGCCGACGAGCCGGACGCCGAGGCGTTCGGGCGCGAGCTGCGCGCGTTCCTCAAGCAGCGCCTGCCCGAGTATATGCTGCCGGCGGCGGTTGTGGCGCTCGACGCGCTGCCGCTCACGCCCAACGGCAAGCTCGACCGCGCGGCGCTGCCGGCACCGGCCGACGCACACCCCGGCGCGGCGTTTGTGGCCCCGCGCACGCCGGCCGAGGCCCAGCTGGCCGCGATCTGGTCGGCCGTGCTGGGTCGCGAGCGCGTGGGTGTCCACGACAACTTCTTCGCGCTGGGCGGGCACTCGCTGCTGGCGGCCCAGATGATCGCGCGGGCGCGCCGGGCGCTGAACGCCGACCTGACGCTCCGCGCGCTGTTCGAGGCCCCGACCGTGGCCGGGCTGGCTGCCACACTCGCGCCGGCCGGCGCCGCCGACGCGCTCGACGACGACATCCCGCTGCTGGCGCGCGGCCAGCGCTCGATCGACCAGCTGCTGGACGAGCTGGAGCAGCCGCCGGCCGGCCCGGCGCGCGCCGGCACCGAGGAACCGCATTAA